The following proteins are encoded in a genomic region of Sorangiineae bacterium MSr12523:
- a CDS encoding FixH family protein — translation MNRRFLVSIAFVAILGVAGIALRGPLVAWFTGKSVSGAGETTAMQVGPFTVKAALEPDPPAMKDNALVLDVRDAGGKPVDGATIELVYDMPAMATMPEMKGSAKVTAEKNGRYRAIFDLPMGGNWPLVLSIRAGGASGSQGMSLTVGTKGLSATGGGTSSSTEAPGAIDHYTCSMHPSVKQPGPGKCPICGMDLTPVTKDQQEQGLVTVDEARRQLIGVRTAPVTEGPMRSSFRAVGRVTYDESSLSDVNLKVRGWITQLQVSQTGQRVGAGQTLFTMYSPELYNAQQDFLLATQGANASPPASDAGPNRVESLRVAARQRLRLLGMTDAQIDAVAKKGTPMESVAVPSPAGGIVIEKNVVEGASVEAGMRLFRIAAIDKVWIEADVYEADLANVRVGQPATVTLDYLPGRSYQAKVGYVYPYLESKARTGRVRVVLTNRDLELRPGMYASVSLGADVGKRVQVPAPAVVYTGPRRLVFVDVGEGRLRPQEIHVGAESDGMYEVLDGLKPGDVVVTSGVFLIAAEARISTAAKYWESTP, via the coding sequence ATGAACCGGCGCTTCCTCGTCTCCATCGCGTTCGTCGCGATCCTCGGCGTCGCCGGCATCGCACTGCGCGGTCCGCTCGTCGCGTGGTTCACCGGCAAGAGCGTCTCGGGTGCGGGTGAAACCACCGCCATGCAGGTGGGCCCATTCACGGTCAAGGCTGCACTCGAGCCGGATCCACCGGCCATGAAGGACAACGCCCTCGTGCTCGACGTGCGCGATGCGGGCGGCAAGCCGGTCGACGGCGCGACCATCGAGCTGGTTTACGACATGCCGGCCATGGCGACGATGCCGGAGATGAAGGGCAGCGCCAAAGTGACCGCCGAGAAGAACGGGCGCTACCGCGCGATATTCGATCTGCCGATGGGCGGCAACTGGCCACTCGTTTTGAGCATTCGCGCAGGCGGGGCCTCGGGATCGCAGGGCATGAGCCTCACCGTCGGGACCAAAGGGCTTTCCGCCACGGGCGGCGGCACGTCCTCGAGCACCGAAGCCCCCGGCGCGATCGATCACTACACGTGCTCCATGCATCCCTCGGTGAAGCAGCCAGGGCCCGGCAAGTGCCCTATTTGCGGAATGGACCTTACGCCCGTCACGAAAGACCAACAGGAACAGGGACTCGTCACGGTCGACGAAGCACGCCGTCAGCTCATTGGCGTGCGCACCGCGCCTGTGACCGAAGGCCCCATGCGCAGCTCGTTTCGAGCCGTGGGACGGGTCACCTACGATGAATCGTCCCTTTCGGACGTCAACCTCAAGGTGCGCGGCTGGATCACGCAGCTTCAAGTGAGCCAGACCGGCCAACGCGTGGGAGCAGGCCAAACCTTGTTTACCATGTACAGCCCCGAGCTTTACAACGCGCAGCAGGATTTCCTGCTCGCCACGCAGGGGGCGAATGCGTCGCCGCCGGCATCGGACGCGGGACCGAATCGGGTCGAATCCCTGCGGGTGGCGGCACGCCAGCGGCTGCGCCTTCTCGGAATGACGGATGCCCAAATCGATGCCGTGGCCAAAAAGGGCACGCCCATGGAGAGCGTCGCGGTGCCGTCACCGGCCGGCGGCATCGTCATCGAGAAGAACGTCGTCGAGGGAGCCTCGGTCGAAGCCGGAATGCGCCTCTTTCGCATTGCCGCCATCGACAAGGTGTGGATCGAAGCCGATGTGTACGAGGCCGATCTCGCGAACGTGCGCGTGGGGCAGCCCGCGACGGTCACGCTCGATTACCTCCCGGGCCGTTCCTACCAGGCGAAGGTTGGATACGTGTATCCCTATTTGGAATCGAAGGCGCGCACGGGCCGCGTGCGCGTGGTGCTCACCAATCGCGATCTCGAATTGCGACCCGGTATGTACGCGAGCGTTTCACTGGGCGCCGACGTGGGCAAACGCGTGCAGGTCCCGGCGCCGGCCGTCGTCTACACCGGCCCCCGGCGCCTCGTGTTCGTCGACGTCGGAGAAGGACGGCTCCGCCCGCAGGAAATCCACGTCGGCGCGGAATCGGATGGCATGTACGAGGTGCTCGACGGGCTGAAACCCGGCGACGTGGTCGTGACGTCGGGCGTCTTTCTCATTGCCGCCGAAGCGCGCATCAGCACCGCCGCCAAATACTGGGAGAGCACCCCGTGA
- a CDS encoding CusA/CzcA family heavy metal efflux RND transporter: protein MVVALSAWGVASLRKTPLDAIPDLSDVQVIVFTEWMGQSPDLVEDQITYPISAALVSAPKVQAVRGTSMFGMSFVNVIFEDGTDIYWARSRVLEYMSSARAKLPQGVNPTLGPDATGVGWVFEYALVDKSGKHDLQELRALQDWNLRYALASVPGVAEVASVGGYVKQYQVNVDPNKLLGYGITMDEVVRAVRASNQEVGGRVLEIAGHEQVIRGRGYVKKPEDIGQSPIKVVEGTPIRVKDVARVDLGPDIRRGLTELNGEGEAPGGVVIMRYGENALTVIEGVKERLRELEKGLPEGVKVVTTYDRSELIEDSVETLRHTLLEEMIVVSLVIFIFLLHVRSALIPILTLPVGVLLAFIPMREQHLTANIMSLGGIAVAIGAMVDASIIIIENIHKKLHEWDEGGRQGSRRDAIVSAMQEVGPSIFFSLLVITISFLPVFTLEATEGRLFKPLAFTKTYSIGFAAVLAVTLTPALAVLFIRGKVHDEMRNPLNRWLTAAYAPVVRFVVTHRWKVIALAVAAMALTVPALFRLSNEFMPPLNEGVLLYMPTAPPGMSENESAVLLQAMDRELKKFPEVVSVFGKEGRAESPTDPAPLGMAEVTVVLKPRSEWRKGVTWDGLIKEMDEKLRLPGMPNVWWMPIQTRTEMLATGVRSPLGIEVFGDDLDSIEKAAIAVERAVATVPGTRSAFAERSTGGFYIDFEVNREEAGRHGLTAQDINMVVAQSIGGENVSETVEGRQRFPINVRYAREFRDDPEVLGRTLISTPDGAQIPLSQVVHIRSRLGPPMIRSEGGKLVGFVFVDTDRPIADYVAEAKETVAREVRLPPGTRLAWVGQFKYFERAKERLKWVIPLTLGIVCMLLYFNTKSVTETFIVMLAVPFSLVGAIWLLYLLHYNVSVAVWVGVIALAGLDAETGVVMLLYLTLAHERHQREGRLVTRGDLREAIVEGAAKRLRPKLMTVATMIIGLVPVLWSTGTGADVMKRIAAPMVGGLVTSFLLELTVYPAIFAIWKQRGLRDDDGVTSPLSP from the coding sequence ATGGTCGTCGCGCTATCGGCGTGGGGTGTGGCGTCGCTTCGAAAAACACCGCTCGATGCCATTCCCGATTTGTCCGACGTGCAAGTCATCGTCTTCACCGAGTGGATGGGCCAAAGCCCCGACCTGGTGGAGGACCAAATCACGTATCCCATCAGCGCGGCCCTCGTATCGGCGCCAAAGGTGCAAGCGGTGCGCGGCACCTCGATGTTCGGCATGTCCTTCGTCAATGTCATCTTCGAGGACGGGACGGATATCTATTGGGCACGAAGCCGCGTGCTCGAGTACATGAGTTCGGCCCGCGCCAAGCTCCCGCAGGGCGTGAATCCGACCTTGGGCCCCGATGCGACCGGCGTGGGCTGGGTATTCGAATATGCCCTCGTCGACAAAAGCGGCAAACACGATTTGCAGGAACTGCGCGCGCTTCAAGATTGGAATCTCCGTTACGCGCTCGCCAGCGTGCCCGGCGTGGCCGAGGTCGCGAGCGTCGGCGGGTACGTGAAGCAATACCAAGTCAACGTCGACCCCAACAAGCTGCTCGGTTACGGCATCACCATGGACGAGGTGGTTCGGGCGGTGCGCGCCTCGAACCAGGAGGTGGGCGGGCGCGTGCTGGAAATCGCGGGCCACGAGCAAGTCATTCGTGGACGCGGTTACGTGAAGAAACCCGAGGACATCGGCCAGAGCCCCATCAAAGTCGTGGAGGGTACGCCCATTCGGGTGAAGGACGTGGCCCGCGTGGACCTCGGCCCCGACATCCGGCGCGGACTCACCGAGCTCAATGGCGAGGGGGAAGCGCCGGGCGGCGTGGTCATCATGCGCTACGGCGAAAATGCGCTCACGGTCATCGAAGGAGTGAAAGAGCGCCTGCGCGAACTCGAAAAGGGCCTTCCCGAAGGCGTAAAGGTCGTTACCACCTATGACCGCTCGGAGCTCATCGAAGATTCCGTCGAGACCTTGCGGCACACGCTCCTCGAGGAGATGATCGTCGTAAGCCTCGTTATTTTCATTTTCCTTTTGCACGTTCGCAGTGCACTCATTCCCATTCTCACCCTGCCGGTGGGGGTGCTCCTCGCATTCATTCCCATGCGCGAGCAGCACCTTACGGCAAACATCATGTCCCTGGGCGGTATTGCGGTCGCCATCGGTGCCATGGTCGACGCGTCGATCATCATCATCGAGAACATTCACAAGAAACTTCACGAATGGGACGAGGGGGGGCGCCAAGGCTCCCGCAGGGACGCCATCGTTTCGGCGATGCAGGAAGTCGGGCCGTCCATTTTCTTTTCGCTCCTGGTCATCACCATTTCCTTTTTGCCCGTCTTCACCTTGGAGGCCACGGAGGGGCGGCTTTTCAAGCCGCTCGCCTTCACCAAAACGTACTCCATTGGCTTCGCCGCCGTCTTGGCCGTCACCCTCACGCCGGCGCTCGCCGTTCTGTTCATCCGCGGCAAAGTGCACGACGAGATGCGAAACCCGCTCAACCGCTGGCTCACGGCCGCGTATGCGCCCGTCGTGCGGTTCGTGGTCACGCACCGCTGGAAGGTCATCGCCTTGGCCGTCGCGGCCATGGCACTCACCGTTCCTGCCCTCTTTCGTCTGAGTAACGAGTTCATGCCGCCGCTCAACGAGGGCGTTCTCCTGTACATGCCCACCGCCCCGCCTGGAATGTCCGAAAACGAATCGGCGGTGCTACTCCAGGCCATGGATCGGGAGCTGAAAAAGTTCCCCGAGGTCGTGAGCGTCTTCGGCAAAGAGGGCCGTGCCGAGAGCCCGACGGACCCGGCGCCGCTCGGCATGGCGGAGGTCACCGTGGTGCTCAAGCCGCGGTCCGAATGGCGAAAAGGAGTGACGTGGGATGGCCTCATCAAGGAGATGGACGAAAAACTCCGCTTGCCCGGCATGCCCAATGTCTGGTGGATGCCCATTCAGACACGCACCGAAATGCTGGCCACCGGCGTGCGCAGCCCGCTCGGAATCGAAGTATTCGGCGACGATCTCGACTCCATCGAAAAGGCGGCCATTGCCGTAGAACGCGCCGTGGCCACCGTCCCCGGAACCCGCAGTGCGTTCGCCGAGCGTTCCACCGGCGGCTTCTACATCGATTTCGAGGTCAATCGCGAAGAAGCCGGTCGCCACGGCCTGACGGCTCAGGACATCAACATGGTCGTCGCCCAGTCGATCGGCGGCGAGAACGTCTCGGAAACCGTGGAGGGCCGCCAGCGATTTCCCATCAACGTGCGTTACGCGCGCGAGTTCCGCGACGATCCCGAGGTGCTCGGCCGCACGCTCATCTCCACCCCGGATGGGGCGCAGATCCCACTTTCGCAGGTGGTCCACATTCGCAGCCGGCTCGGACCTCCCATGATTCGCAGCGAAGGCGGAAAACTCGTCGGTTTCGTCTTCGTGGACACCGATCGCCCCATTGCCGATTACGTGGCCGAGGCGAAGGAAACCGTCGCACGGGAGGTTCGACTTCCACCGGGAACGCGCCTAGCGTGGGTGGGGCAGTTCAAATATTTCGAGCGCGCAAAAGAACGGCTGAAGTGGGTTATCCCCCTCACGCTGGGAATCGTGTGCATGCTTCTGTATTTCAATACGAAGTCGGTCACCGAGACGTTCATCGTGATGCTCGCGGTGCCATTCTCCTTGGTCGGTGCCATCTGGCTTCTCTATCTGCTGCACTACAACGTGAGCGTGGCCGTGTGGGTCGGCGTGATTGCCCTCGCCGGACTCGACGCGGAAACCGGCGTGGTGATGCTCCTCTATTTGACCTTGGCCCACGAGCGCCATCAACGCGAAGGCCGCCTCGTCACCCGCGGCGATCTGCGCGAAGCCATCGTGGAGGGGGCGGCCAAGCGCCTCCGCCCCAAGCTGATGACCGTCGCCACCATGATCATCGGCCTGGTGCCGGTCCTTTGGAGCACGGGCACCGGGGCCGACGTGATGAAGCGCATCGCGGCGCCGATGGTCGGCGGGCTCGTCACCTCGTTTCTTCTCGAGCTCACCGTCTACCCCGCGATCTTCGCCATCTGGAAGCAACGCGGCCTTCGCGATGACGACGGAGTTACGAGTCCGTTATCACCGTGA
- a CDS encoding ATP-binding protein produces MRLVPKLATAMVGAMCLVLAANGYLRVRREVAVLQADRIGDHALLGRSLSAAVSAAWRSEGRTAALRAVDRLNAQGGRVHARWVDASATVDDEAARKALETDTIPTRIERTPAGDKRSSDTPVVVGTERVGVVELSESLDAEERASHRIVIDTLLTTLTMVLVCSVIAIVLGLWLVGRPIRALSAKARRIGAGDFSQPLALKQKDELGFLAGEMNAMCDRLEEATRRAEKETAARIRTIEQLRHADRLMTVGMLSSGIAHELGTPLNIVLARAQLLESEDVTPPERVDYARVIVDAANKMAKIIRQLLTFARRKPAQKAPRDLRRIARDTIELLQPLADKSHAHIELVEGPPELIAEIDGDGIQQAVTNLLVNAIQSMPRGGTIDVLVDRARNSTASEGVIVSVRDQGQGIAEEHLPRIFEPFFTTKEVGSGTGLGLSVAHGIVEDHGGFIEVTSTPCKGSTFTIHLPGEIPT; encoded by the coding sequence ATGAGACTCGTCCCGAAGCTCGCCACCGCCATGGTTGGAGCGATGTGCCTGGTTCTCGCAGCGAATGGCTATTTGCGCGTGCGGCGTGAGGTCGCCGTTCTCCAGGCCGATCGCATTGGAGATCACGCGCTGCTCGGGCGCTCCTTGAGCGCGGCGGTTTCTGCGGCGTGGCGCTCGGAAGGCCGGACCGCTGCACTGCGGGCCGTGGATCGGCTCAATGCGCAAGGAGGGCGCGTGCACGCGCGGTGGGTCGACGCGAGCGCGACGGTCGACGACGAGGCCGCGCGCAAAGCCCTCGAGACGGATACCATCCCAACGCGCATCGAGCGGACACCCGCAGGGGACAAGCGTTCGAGCGACACCCCCGTCGTGGTGGGCACGGAACGGGTCGGCGTCGTCGAGCTGTCGGAATCGTTGGACGCCGAAGAGCGCGCGTCGCACAGAATCGTCATCGACACCCTCCTGACGACATTGACGATGGTCCTCGTTTGCAGCGTCATCGCGATTGTTCTCGGGCTATGGCTCGTCGGCCGGCCCATTCGTGCGCTATCGGCCAAAGCACGCCGCATCGGCGCCGGCGACTTTTCCCAGCCGCTCGCGTTGAAGCAGAAGGACGAACTCGGTTTTCTCGCCGGCGAGATGAATGCCATGTGCGACCGACTCGAGGAAGCGACACGCCGAGCCGAAAAGGAAACCGCAGCGCGCATCCGGACCATCGAGCAGCTCCGCCATGCCGACCGGCTCATGACCGTCGGCATGCTTTCCTCGGGCATCGCCCACGAGCTCGGCACTCCGCTGAACATCGTGCTGGCGCGCGCCCAGCTGCTGGAGTCGGAGGACGTCACACCGCCCGAACGGGTCGACTACGCTCGCGTCATCGTCGACGCCGCGAACAAGATGGCCAAGATCATTCGGCAACTGCTGACGTTCGCGCGGAGAAAACCTGCACAGAAGGCCCCACGTGACCTACGGCGCATCGCCCGCGACACGATCGAGCTGCTCCAACCGCTGGCCGACAAAAGCCACGCGCACATCGAGCTCGTCGAGGGCCCACCGGAGCTCATTGCGGAAATCGACGGCGATGGAATTCAGCAGGCCGTCACCAACCTCCTCGTCAATGCGATTCAGTCGATGCCTCGAGGTGGTACCATCGACGTACTCGTCGACCGCGCGCGCAATTCGACCGCCAGCGAAGGCGTCATCGTCAGTGTGCGCGACCAAGGCCAAGGAATTGCCGAAGAGCATCTACCTCGCATTTTCGAGCCCTTCTTTACGACCAAGGAGGTCGGCAGCGGTACCGGATTAGGATTATCGGTGGCTCACGGTATCGTGGAAGATCACGGAGGGTTCATCGAGGTGACGAGCACACCATGCAAAGGAAGTACGTTTACCATTCACCTTCCCGGGGAGATACCGACGTGA
- a CDS encoding response regulator, translating into MTVPGEAGRGGGSQRRPLHDPPRVLVAEDDPEMRRIVVEALRRDGYDVREAADGGRLLICIDAQSESPSAEIDLIISDVRMPVCTGLQALDAVRRTQSPLPIILMTAFGDDELRTHAEARGALLFDKPFALEDLRATVNMLCRG; encoded by the coding sequence ATGACTGTCCCTGGCGAGGCGGGGCGTGGCGGCGGATCTCAGCGCCGGCCGCTCCACGATCCGCCTCGCGTGCTCGTTGCAGAGGACGATCCCGAGATGCGGCGGATCGTGGTCGAAGCTCTGCGGCGCGACGGGTACGACGTTCGCGAGGCCGCCGACGGCGGGCGCTTGTTAATTTGCATCGATGCGCAAAGCGAGAGCCCGAGCGCGGAGATCGATCTCATCATCTCCGATGTTCGAATGCCCGTATGCACGGGGCTGCAAGCCCTCGATGCCGTTCGAAGGACACAGTCGCCCCTGCCCATCATCCTGATGACGGCCTTTGGGGATGACGAACTGCGCACCCACGCGGAGGCGCGGGGAGCCCTCCTCTTCGACAAGCCTTTCGCGCTCGAGGATTTGCGGGCTACGGTCAATATGCTGTGCCGAGGTTGA
- a CDS encoding glutathione-dependent formaldehyde dehydrogenase yields the protein MKAVVFHGVGDIRLDDVKEPRIQEPYDAVVRLTASAICGTDLHMVRGTLPGMKPGTILGHEGVGTVEELGKGVRNFSKGDRVVIPSTIACGVCVYCRAGYYSQCDQANPRGTGTAFFGGPEESGPFHGLQAEYARIPFANVGLVKLPPDVSDEQAILLSDIFPTAYFGAKLAEIEDGDTVAIFGCGPVGQFAIASAKLLGAGRVFAIDAVPSRLSMARAQGAEVIDFNQEDPIEVLRELTGGTGVDRVIDAVGVDAECPHEGPAKQKAEQRATFASEVSAVAPKTNPRGDNWHPGDAPSQVLRWAVEALAKGGSLGIIGVYPSGATTFPIGTAMNKNLTVKMGNCNHRRYIPKLVGLVRSGIIDPAEILTQSDPLQSAIEAYQAFDKRTPGWTKVELRPAA from the coding sequence ATGAAAGCAGTCGTATTCCACGGTGTTGGCGACATTCGTCTCGACGATGTAAAGGAGCCCCGAATCCAAGAGCCCTATGACGCCGTCGTTCGCCTTACCGCGAGCGCCATCTGCGGTACGGATCTTCACATGGTTCGCGGGACCCTTCCAGGTATGAAACCGGGAACGATCTTGGGCCATGAAGGCGTAGGCACCGTGGAAGAACTCGGAAAGGGCGTGCGCAATTTCTCGAAGGGGGATCGGGTGGTGATCCCATCGACCATTGCATGTGGCGTCTGCGTATATTGCCGTGCTGGCTACTATTCCCAATGCGATCAGGCCAACCCACGGGGAACGGGCACGGCATTCTTCGGCGGACCGGAGGAGAGCGGGCCATTCCACGGCTTGCAAGCGGAATACGCCCGGATCCCCTTTGCGAATGTCGGGCTGGTCAAGCTGCCACCGGACGTGTCGGATGAACAAGCCATCTTGCTCTCGGACATTTTTCCCACGGCCTATTTTGGCGCCAAGCTGGCCGAGATCGAAGACGGCGACACGGTCGCTATCTTCGGTTGCGGGCCCGTCGGCCAATTTGCCATTGCGAGCGCGAAGCTGCTTGGCGCCGGACGCGTCTTCGCCATCGATGCCGTTCCCTCACGTTTGAGCATGGCGCGCGCACAAGGCGCCGAGGTGATCGATTTCAACCAAGAAGATCCCATCGAGGTGCTGCGTGAGCTGACCGGCGGTACCGGTGTCGACCGGGTCATCGACGCCGTTGGGGTCGATGCCGAGTGCCCGCACGAGGGGCCGGCCAAGCAAAAAGCCGAGCAGCGAGCGACCTTTGCGTCGGAGGTTTCCGCCGTCGCGCCGAAGACGAATCCTCGTGGCGACAATTGGCACCCCGGCGATGCGCCTTCCCAAGTACTGCGCTGGGCCGTGGAGGCGCTCGCCAAGGGCGGTTCGCTCGGCATCATCGGCGTTTACCCCAGCGGAGCCACGACGTTCCCCATTGGCACGGCGATGAACAAGAACCTCACCGTGAAGATGGGCAATTGCAACCATCGGAGATACATTCCCAAGCTCGTGGGGCTCGTTCGGAGCGGCATCATCGACCCCGCCGAGATTTTGACGCAAAGCGATCCGTTGCAATCGGCCATCGAAGCGTACCAGGCCTTCGACAAGCGCACCCCCGGTTGGACGAAAGTCGAACTCCGGCCTGCTGCATAA
- a CDS encoding sigma-54 dependent transcriptional regulator: protein MTADVLLVDDDQPLCETLTLGLGKRGFRAQWRTSAGDALHLLESTDFDVVVTDLNMPEMNGIELCERIALNRPDVPVIVLTAFGNLDSAVAAIRAGAYDFISKPIEIDALAIAVDRAANHRRLREEVKRLRLEVLDRPRDRTLIGESTAMRRTQDLISRVAGSDATILVTGESGTGKEVVARAIHDRSRRQAGPFIAINCAAVPESLLESELFGHIRGAFTDAKSASAGLFVQANGGTLFLDEIGDMPPSIQPKLLRALQERKIRPLGSKSEVSIDVRIVTATNRDLESAIDEKRFREDLYYRINVVHIPLPPLRARQADILPLALHFIRMFAAQSEKNVTGLSKEVAQKLLAYAWPGNVRELQNSIERAVALTRFEEIRVDDLPEKIRDYRFSHVLIAGNDPAELVPLEEVERRYILRVLDAVAGNKAAAARVLGLERKTLYRKLERYELREKAQSE from the coding sequence GTGACCGCCGACGTCCTTCTCGTCGACGACGACCAGCCACTCTGCGAGACGCTCACCCTCGGACTGGGGAAGCGGGGCTTTCGTGCGCAATGGCGGACGTCGGCCGGCGACGCACTGCATCTGCTCGAATCGACCGATTTCGACGTCGTGGTCACGGATCTGAACATGCCCGAGATGAACGGTATCGAGCTGTGCGAACGCATCGCCCTCAACCGTCCCGATGTACCGGTTATCGTTCTCACCGCATTTGGCAATCTCGATTCCGCGGTCGCGGCCATACGAGCAGGCGCCTACGACTTCATCAGCAAACCCATCGAAATCGATGCCCTGGCGATTGCCGTGGACCGCGCCGCCAACCACCGCAGGCTGCGTGAGGAGGTCAAACGGCTCCGGCTCGAGGTCCTGGATCGTCCGCGTGATCGGACGCTCATTGGCGAGAGCACGGCCATGCGGCGCACCCAAGATCTCATTTCCCGCGTCGCCGGGTCCGATGCCACGATACTGGTGACCGGAGAGAGCGGCACGGGCAAAGAAGTCGTCGCGCGCGCCATTCACGACCGGAGCCGGCGCCAGGCGGGGCCCTTCATTGCCATCAACTGCGCGGCGGTTCCGGAGTCGCTCCTCGAGAGCGAGCTTTTCGGCCACATCCGCGGAGCCTTCACGGACGCCAAAAGCGCGAGCGCCGGCCTCTTCGTGCAAGCCAACGGCGGGACGCTGTTCCTCGACGAGATCGGCGACATGCCCCCGTCGATTCAACCGAAGCTTCTCCGCGCCCTGCAAGAGCGCAAAATACGGCCGCTCGGGAGCAAGTCCGAGGTATCGATCGACGTACGCATCGTGACCGCAACCAATCGCGACTTGGAATCGGCCATCGACGAGAAGCGATTTCGAGAAGACCTCTATTATCGAATCAATGTCGTTCACATTCCATTGCCGCCACTCCGGGCACGGCAGGCCGACATTCTCCCACTTGCGCTGCACTTCATTCGCATGTTCGCGGCGCAGTCGGAGAAGAACGTGACGGGTCTCTCGAAGGAAGTTGCTCAAAAGTTGCTCGCCTATGCTTGGCCCGGCAACGTCCGCGAACTGCAGAATAGTATCGAGCGCGCCGTTGCGCTCACCCGGTTCGAGGAGATTCGCGTCGACGACTTGCCGGAAAAGATTCGAGACTACCGATTTTCGCACGTCCTCATTGCCGGCAACGATCCGGCGGAGCTCGTCCCTCTCGAGGAGGTGGAACGGCGCTACATTTTGCGCGTTCTCGACGCCGTTGCCGGAAACAAGGCTGCGGCGGCGCGCGTGCTGGGGCTGGAGCGAAAAACGCTCTATCGAAAGCTCGAGCGCTACGAGCTCCGCGAGAAAGCGCAATCGGAGTGA
- a CDS encoding TolC family protein, translating to MRPRISKPAGAMPRAGRLRTRARFRIEEGIREMLAGMARAHGIALALLFLNACATAGASSFDAMRADYDRAGPTSPAARADDERVLETSALDRPSYVRAVLQRNPTIESARHGWRAAIARIKQAGSFEDPMVDLSVAPLSIGSSSVRTGYEVGISQKLPWFGKRNLESAVASAEAGAAKSDFEATRRELALTASVLYDQYFVAVRSQEINAQHIALVRTLRAGATAQFEAGRASVQDPLQAEAELTHLEHDAVILTSQREVIVAQMNELLHRDPELPLPPPKDLPLPSGDVHDAKRLQAEALERRPDIESARLHARAEQARADKSDREYYPDFTVSTSYNSMWDMPEHRWMVGLGFNLPIQVGRRAAMVDEANAARQRFESEAVRLSDMARTQVVVALKQLEESKHVLHLFEERLLPVARNQVDAARAGFIASQNPFVAVIDAEKNLRSVELDYQMARATCDRRRAELDRALGRIPGLDGKDAKDAKEVAR from the coding sequence GTGCGTCCTCGCATTTCGAAGCCGGCCGGCGCGATGCCGCGCGCTGGCCGTTTGCGCACGCGTGCGCGGTTTCGCATCGAGGAAGGAATCCGGGAAATGCTTGCTGGAATGGCGCGAGCCCATGGGATCGCACTTGCTCTCTTATTTCTAAATGCCTGTGCAACGGCGGGCGCATCGAGCTTCGATGCGATGCGCGCGGACTACGACCGTGCGGGACCGACTTCGCCCGCCGCGCGGGCCGACGATGAACGCGTCCTCGAAACGAGCGCGCTCGATCGCCCCTCGTACGTGCGCGCCGTTCTGCAGCGCAATCCGACCATCGAGTCCGCGCGCCATGGGTGGCGCGCGGCCATTGCGCGCATCAAACAGGCCGGCTCCTTCGAAGATCCCATGGTCGACCTCTCCGTGGCGCCGCTCTCCATCGGCTCCTCGAGTGTGCGAACGGGTTACGAAGTCGGTATTAGCCAGAAGCTGCCCTGGTTCGGCAAACGCAACTTGGAAAGCGCCGTCGCCTCGGCGGAGGCCGGCGCGGCCAAAAGCGACTTCGAGGCCACGCGGCGGGAGCTCGCCCTCACGGCGTCCGTGCTCTACGACCAATACTTCGTCGCCGTTCGCTCTCAAGAAATCAACGCGCAGCACATTGCGCTGGTGCGCACCCTGCGGGCAGGCGCCACGGCGCAATTCGAAGCGGGGCGTGCGTCGGTGCAGGATCCCCTGCAGGCCGAGGCCGAGCTCACGCACCTGGAGCACGACGCGGTCATCCTGACCTCGCAGCGCGAGGTGATCGTCGCGCAGATGAACGAGCTTCTGCACCGCGATCCCGAGCTGCCCCTGCCCCCGCCGAAGGATCTCCCCCTGCCTTCGGGCGATGTGCACGATGCGAAGCGCTTGCAGGCCGAGGCGCTCGAGCGCCGCCCCGACATCGAGTCGGCACGCCTGCACGCACGCGCCGAGCAAGCGCGGGCCGACAAGAGCGATCGCGAGTACTATCCGGATTTCACCGTCTCCACGTCGTACAATTCGATGTGGGACATGCCCGAGCACCGCTGGATGGTGGGGCTCGGATTCAATTTGCCCATTCAAGTCGGACGCCGCGCCGCCATGGTCGACGAGGCCAATGCCGCGAGGCAACGCTTCGAAAGCGAGGCGGTTCGCCTTTCCGACATGGCCCGGACGCAGGTGGTGGTGGCCCTCAAGCAGCTCGAAGAATCGAAGCACGTCCTCCACCTGTTCGAAGAGCGATTGCTTCCCGTCGCGCGAAACCAAGTCGATGCGGCCCGGGCTGGCTTCATTGCCTCGCAAAACCCGTTCGTCGCAGTCATCGACGCGGAAAAGAACCTTCGCAGCGTGGAGCTCGATTACCAAATGGCGCGCGCCACCTGCGACCGGCGAAGGGCCGAACTCGATCGGGCGCTCGGCCGCATTCCCGGTTTGGATGGTAAAGACGCCAAAGACGCGAAGGAGGTGGCGCGATGA